A single region of the Enterobacter cloacae complex sp. R_G8 genome encodes:
- the paaB gene encoding 1,2-phenylacetyl-CoA epoxidase subunit PaaB, whose product MSNVYWPLYEVFVRSKQGLSHRHVGSLHAADDRMALENARDAYTRRSEGCSIWVVKASEIVASQPEESGEFFDPAESKVYRHPTFYTIPDGIEHM is encoded by the coding sequence ATGAGCAATGTCTACTGGCCGCTGTACGAAGTGTTCGTACGCAGCAAACAAGGGTTATCCCACCGCCACGTTGGCAGTCTGCATGCCGCTGACGATCGCATGGCGCTGGAAAACGCGCGGGATGCCTATACCCGCCGCAGCGAAGGCTGCTCGATCTGGGTGGTGAAGGCGAGCGAGATCGTTGCCTCTCAGCCGGAAGAGAGCGGCGAGTTCTTCGACCCGGCGGAAAGCAAGGTCTATCGCCACCCCACGTTTTACACCATCCCTGATGGCATCGAGCATATGTGA
- the paaE gene encoding 1,2-phenylacetyl-CoA epoxidase subunit PaaE: MTTFHSLTVAKVEPETRDAVTITFAVPQALQEAYRFRPGQHLTLKTRLGADELRRCYSICRSSAPGEISVAVKAIEGGRFSRYARDEIKPGMTLEVMVPQGHFGYQPQPEREGHYLAIAAGSGITPMLAILSATLAAEPNSHFTLIYGNRSSQSMMFRQALADLKDKYPQRLQLVAIFSQERLDSDLLYGRIDGEKLQALAKTLINFRQYDEAFICGPAAMMDEAEATLKALGMAEKSLHLERFNTPGTAVKRAVSVQAEGQKVIVRQDGRDREIVLTADDDSILDAALRQGADLPYACKGGVCATCKCKVLRGKVDMATNYSLEPDELAAGYVLSCQALPLTADVVVDFDAKGMA, translated from the coding sequence ATGACAACGTTTCATTCATTAACAGTGGCAAAAGTAGAACCCGAAACCCGCGATGCGGTGACCATTACCTTCGCGGTGCCGCAGGCGTTGCAGGAGGCGTACCGCTTTCGTCCCGGCCAACACCTGACCCTGAAAACCAGACTGGGTGCAGACGAACTGCGCCGCTGTTACTCCATCTGCCGGAGTAGCGCGCCGGGGGAGATCAGCGTCGCGGTTAAAGCCATTGAAGGCGGGCGTTTCTCTCGTTACGCCCGGGATGAGATCAAACCGGGCATGACGCTGGAGGTGATGGTTCCCCAGGGGCATTTTGGCTATCAGCCACAGCCTGAGCGGGAAGGTCACTATCTGGCGATTGCCGCAGGCTCCGGCATCACCCCGATGCTGGCGATTTTATCCGCCACGCTGGCCGCCGAACCGAACAGCCACTTCACCCTGATCTACGGCAACCGCAGCAGCCAGAGCATGATGTTCCGTCAGGCGCTGGCAGACCTGAAGGATAAATACCCGCAGCGGCTGCAGCTGGTTGCCATTTTCAGCCAGGAGCGGCTGGACAGCGACCTGCTTTACGGCCGTATCGACGGTGAAAAGCTGCAGGCGCTGGCAAAAACGCTGATCAACTTCCGCCAGTACGACGAGGCCTTTATCTGCGGCCCGGCCGCGATGATGGACGAGGCTGAAGCGACCTTAAAAGCGCTGGGGATGGCCGAAAAATCCCTTCACCTTGAGCGGTTTAATACGCCGGGCACGGCCGTTAAACGCGCGGTGAGCGTGCAGGCGGAAGGCCAGAAGGTGATCGTGCGTCAGGACGGACGTGACCGCGAGATCGTCCTGACAGCGGATGACGACAGCATTCTGGATGCCGCCCTGCGCCAGGGGGCGGATCTGCCGTATGCCTGCAAGGGGGGCGTCTGCGCCACCTGTAAATGCAAAGTGCTGCGCGGCAAGGTGGACATGGCGACCAACTACAGCCTCGAGCCGGACGAACTGGCTGCCGGGTATGTGCTGAGCTGTCAGGCGCTGCCGCTAACCGCCGACGTGGTGGTCGACTTCGACGCAAAGGGGATGGCATGA
- the paaA gene encoding 1,2-phenylacetyl-CoA epoxidase subunit PaaA, translated as MTQEQRFEQRIAQETAIEPQDWMPEAYRKTLIRQIGQHAHSEIVGMLPEGNWITRAPTLRRKAILLAKVQDEAGHGLYLYSAAETLGCAREDIYQKMLDGKMKYSSIFNYPTLSWADIGVIGWLVDGAAIVNQVALCRTSYGPYARAMVKICKEESFHQRQGFEACMALAQGSDAQRQMLQDAINRFWWPALMMFGPNDDNSPNSARSLAWKIKRFGNDELRQRFVDNTIPQVEMLGMTVPDPDLRFDEETGHYRFGEIDWQEFDEVINGRGICNHERLAAKRKAWEEGAWVREAALAHAEKQRARQAA; from the coding sequence GTGACGCAAGAACAACGCTTTGAGCAGCGCATAGCGCAGGAGACGGCGATTGAGCCCCAGGACTGGATGCCGGAAGCCTATCGCAAGACGTTGATCCGCCAGATTGGTCAGCACGCCCACTCTGAAATTGTCGGCATGCTGCCGGAAGGGAACTGGATCACCCGCGCCCCGACGCTTCGCCGCAAAGCGATCCTGCTGGCGAAAGTGCAGGACGAAGCCGGGCACGGGCTGTATCTCTACAGCGCGGCTGAAACGCTGGGCTGCGCGCGGGAAGACATCTACCAGAAAATGCTCGACGGCAAGATGAAATACTCCTCCATCTTTAACTATCCGACGCTGAGCTGGGCCGATATCGGTGTGATCGGCTGGCTGGTGGACGGTGCCGCCATCGTCAATCAGGTGGCGCTGTGCCGGACCTCTTACGGGCCGTATGCCCGTGCGATGGTGAAAATCTGTAAAGAAGAGAGCTTCCACCAGCGTCAGGGGTTTGAAGCCTGCATGGCGCTGGCGCAGGGAAGCGACGCCCAGCGGCAGATGCTGCAGGACGCCATCAACCGTTTCTGGTGGCCCGCCCTGATGATGTTCGGGCCAAACGACGACAACTCGCCGAACAGCGCCCGTAGTCTCGCCTGGAAAATTAAACGCTTTGGCAATGATGAACTGCGTCAGCGCTTCGTCGACAACACCATCCCGCAGGTGGAGATGCTGGGGATGACGGTACCCGATCCAGACCTGCGCTTTGACGAAGAAACCGGCCACTACCGCTTCGGTGAGATTGACTGGCAGGAGTTTGACGAGGTGATCAACGGACGCGGGATCTGCAACCACGAACGCCTGGCCGCTAAGCGCAAAGCCTGGGAAGAGGGGGCGTGGGTGCGTGAAGCCGCACTGGCGCATGCAGAAAAACAACGCGCCCGTCAGGCCGCATAA
- the paaD gene encoding 1,2-phenylacetyl-CoA epoxidase subunit PaaD, protein MQRLVDIAPPQVPHIWSLLSQIPDPEVPVLTITDLGMVRSVTAQGEGWVIGFTPTYSGCPATEHLLGAIRDTLTAHGYTPVHIVLQLEPAWTTDWMTDDARERLRAYGISPPVGHSCHAHVPAEVSCPRCASTDTSLISEFGSTACKALYRCNTCREPFDYFKCI, encoded by the coding sequence ATGCAACGTCTTGTCGACATCGCCCCTCCGCAGGTTCCGCACATCTGGTCGTTGCTCAGCCAGATCCCGGACCCGGAAGTGCCGGTGCTCACCATCACCGATTTAGGTATGGTGCGCAGCGTCACCGCGCAGGGCGAAGGCTGGGTGATCGGCTTTACCCCAACCTATTCAGGCTGCCCGGCGACGGAACACCTGCTTGGCGCTATCCGCGACACCCTGACGGCACACGGGTATACGCCCGTGCACATCGTGCTGCAGCTGGAACCCGCCTGGACCACCGACTGGATGACCGACGATGCGCGTGAACGTCTGCGCGCGTATGGCATCAGCCCACCCGTGGGGCACAGCTGTCATGCCCATGTTCCCGCTGAGGTGAGCTGCCCGCGCTGCGCCAGTACCGACACCTCGCTTATCAGTGAATTTGGTTCAACGGCCTGTAAGGCGCTTTACCGCTGCAATACCTGCCGCGAGCCCTTCGACTATTTCAAATGTATTTGA
- the paaF gene encoding 2,3-dehydroadipyl-CoA hydratase PaaF, translating into MSELLVTRHGRVLQLTLNRPAARNALNNALLTQLAEQLEAAACDNSISACVIYGSERCFAAGADLNEMAEKDLPATLNDSRPQLWKRIDAFNKPLIAAVNGFALGAGCELALLCDVVIAGDNARFGLPEITLGIMPGAGGTQRLIRCVGKSLASRMVLTGESITAQQAQRAGLVSDVFPASLTLEYALNQAALMARHSPLALQAAKQALRQSQEVPLQAGLAQERQLFALLSATEDRREGIDAFLQKRTPDFKGR; encoded by the coding sequence ATGAGCGAACTCCTCGTTACCCGTCATGGCCGTGTGCTGCAGTTGACGCTCAACCGTCCGGCGGCACGCAACGCCCTCAACAATGCACTGCTGACGCAGCTTGCCGAACAACTGGAGGCCGCAGCCTGCGACAACAGTATTTCTGCCTGCGTGATTTACGGCAGCGAGCGCTGCTTTGCGGCCGGAGCCGATCTCAACGAAATGGCAGAGAAAGATCTGCCTGCCACCCTGAACGATAGTCGTCCTCAGCTGTGGAAGCGGATAGACGCCTTCAATAAACCGCTGATTGCCGCCGTGAACGGTTTTGCACTCGGGGCTGGCTGCGAGCTGGCCCTGCTGTGCGATGTAGTGATTGCCGGTGACAACGCCCGCTTCGGTCTGCCAGAAATTACGCTTGGGATCATGCCCGGTGCGGGCGGCACGCAGCGCCTGATCCGCTGCGTGGGTAAATCGCTCGCCAGCAGAATGGTGCTGACCGGGGAAAGCATTACGGCGCAGCAGGCTCAGCGAGCCGGTCTGGTCAGCGACGTTTTCCCGGCCTCACTGACGCTGGAATATGCCCTGAACCAGGCAGCACTGATGGCGCGCCACTCGCCGCTGGCGCTACAGGCGGCTAAACAGGCGCTGCGCCAGTCGCAGGAGGTGCCGCTGCAGGCGGGTCTGGCCCAGGAGCGTCAGCTGTTCGCGCTGCTCTCGGCCACGGAAGACAGGCGAGAAGGCATCGACGCCTTCTTACAGAAACGTACTCCCGACTTTAAAGGACGCTAA
- the paaG gene encoding 2-(1,2-epoxy-1,2-dihydrophenyl)acetyl-CoA isomerase PaaG: MVEFILSHVEQGVMTLTLNRPERLNSFNDAMHQQLAECLKQAERDDTIRCLLITGAGRGFCAGQDLNDRNVDPNGPAPDLGMSVETFYNPLVRRLAALPKPVICAVNGVAAGAGATLALGCDMVIAARSATFVMAFSKLGLVPDCGGTWFLPRVAGRARAMGLALLGDKLSAEQAHAWGMIWQVVDDDQLSSTAQQLALHFASQPTFGLGLIKQAINAAETNTLDAQLDLERDYQRLAGRSDDYREGVSAFLAKRTPNFTGK; this comes from the coding sequence ATTGTGGAATTTATTCTCAGTCATGTAGAGCAAGGCGTAATGACCCTGACGCTGAACCGTCCGGAGCGTCTGAACAGCTTTAACGATGCGATGCACCAGCAGCTTGCAGAGTGCCTGAAGCAGGCTGAGCGCGATGACACTATCCGCTGTCTGCTGATCACCGGCGCAGGGCGCGGCTTCTGTGCCGGGCAGGATCTGAACGACCGTAACGTCGACCCGAACGGTCCGGCGCCGGATCTGGGGATGTCCGTCGAGACCTTTTATAACCCGCTGGTGCGTCGTCTGGCAGCGCTGCCAAAACCGGTGATTTGCGCGGTCAACGGCGTGGCGGCCGGAGCGGGGGCCACGCTGGCGCTGGGGTGCGACATGGTGATTGCCGCGCGCTCCGCCACCTTTGTAATGGCCTTCAGCAAGCTGGGGTTAGTCCCGGACTGCGGCGGGACCTGGTTCCTGCCGCGCGTGGCCGGACGTGCCCGCGCCATGGGGTTGGCGCTGCTTGGCGACAAACTGAGCGCCGAACAGGCGCACGCCTGGGGAATGATCTGGCAGGTGGTGGATGACGACCAGCTCTCCAGCACGGCGCAGCAGCTGGCGCTGCACTTTGCCTCGCAGCCCACCTTTGGGCTGGGGCTGATCAAACAGGCGATCAATGCCGCTGAAACCAACACCCTGGACGCACAGCTTGACCTGGAGCGCGATTATCAACGGCTGGCCGGACGCAGCGACGATTACCGCGAAGGCGTGAGCGCCTTCCTGGCGAAACGCACGCCCAATTTTACGGGGAAGTAA
- the paaZ gene encoding phenylacetic acid degradation bifunctional protein PaaZ — MQQLASFLFGVWQSGRGRERTIHHAISGEALWSVTSEGLDMAAARRYAITHGGEALHAMTFIERAAMLKAVAKHLLSLKETFYALSAQTGATKADSWVDIEGGIGTLFTYASLGSRELPDDTLWPEDELIPLSKEGGFAARHVLTSKSGVAVHINAFNFPCWGMLEKLAPTWLAGMPAIIKPATATAQVTQAMVKAIVESGLVPDGAISLICGGAGDLLDHLDSQDVVTFTGSASTGQQLRVHPNIVANAIPFTMEADSLNCCVLGEDVTPEQPEFALFIREVVREMTAKAGQKCTAIRRIIVPQHQIDAVSQALIARLEKVVMGDPAQEGVKMGSLVNSEQRADVQEKVDQLVAAGCQVRLGGKADLQAAGAFYPPTLLFCPQPDETPAVHATEAFGPVATLMPYRHTDHAMQLARAGGGSLAGTLVTADPALARQFISGAARAHGRIQILNEESAKESTGHGSPLPQLVHGGPGRAGGGEELGGLRAVKHYMQRTAIQGSPTMLAAIGKQWVRGATVQEDRVHPFRKYFEELQPGDSLLTPRRTLTEADIVNFACLSGDHFYAHMDKIGAAESIFGERVVHGYFLISAAAGLFVDAGVGPVIANYGMENLRFIEPVKPGDTIQVRLTCKRKTLKKQRTADEKPTGVVEWAVEIFNQHQQAVALYSILTLVARQQGDFS; from the coding sequence ATGCAGCAGTTAGCCAGTTTCTTGTTCGGTGTCTGGCAATCTGGCCGGGGCCGCGAACGTACTATTCATCACGCCATCAGCGGTGAAGCGCTCTGGAGCGTGACCAGCGAAGGGCTGGACATGGCGGCGGCACGTCGCTATGCCATTACACATGGCGGTGAAGCCCTCCACGCCATGACCTTTATCGAACGCGCGGCGATGCTGAAAGCGGTGGCGAAGCACCTGCTCAGCCTGAAAGAGACGTTTTATGCTCTCTCAGCCCAGACCGGAGCGACAAAGGCCGACAGTTGGGTCGATATTGAAGGTGGGATTGGCACGCTGTTCACCTATGCCAGTCTGGGGAGCCGTGAATTACCGGATGACACGCTGTGGCCCGAGGATGAACTGATCCCACTGTCGAAAGAAGGCGGCTTTGCGGCACGCCATGTGCTGACATCGAAATCGGGCGTGGCGGTACATATTAACGCCTTCAACTTCCCCTGCTGGGGCATGCTGGAGAAACTCGCCCCCACATGGCTTGCCGGGATGCCGGCGATCATCAAACCGGCCACCGCCACCGCACAGGTGACGCAGGCGATGGTGAAAGCGATTGTGGAGAGCGGCCTGGTGCCGGACGGTGCCATCAGCCTGATCTGCGGCGGCGCGGGCGATCTGCTGGACCATCTCGACAGCCAGGATGTGGTGACCTTCACCGGCTCCGCCAGTACCGGTCAGCAGCTGCGCGTTCACCCGAATATTGTGGCAAATGCCATTCCCTTCACCATGGAAGCCGACTCCCTGAACTGCTGCGTACTGGGGGAAGACGTGACGCCGGAACAGCCCGAATTCGCCCTGTTCATTCGTGAAGTGGTACGTGAGATGACCGCCAAGGCCGGACAGAAATGTACCGCCATCCGCCGCATTATCGTGCCGCAACACCAGATTGACGCGGTAAGTCAGGCGCTGATCGCCCGGCTGGAAAAGGTGGTAATGGGCGACCCGGCGCAGGAAGGCGTAAAAATGGGTTCGCTGGTCAACAGCGAACAGCGTGCGGACGTGCAGGAGAAAGTGGATCAGCTTGTGGCCGCAGGCTGCCAGGTTCGCCTGGGCGGAAAAGCCGATCTGCAGGCCGCCGGGGCGTTTTACCCGCCAACCCTGCTCTTTTGCCCTCAGCCGGATGAGACCCCGGCGGTGCACGCCACCGAAGCGTTCGGCCCGGTGGCCACCCTGATGCCGTATCGCCATACAGACCACGCGATGCAACTTGCCCGTGCGGGCGGCGGTAGCCTGGCCGGGACGCTGGTTACCGCCGATCCCGCACTTGCCCGCCAGTTTATTTCTGGCGCAGCGCGGGCGCACGGGCGCATTCAGATCCTCAACGAGGAATCAGCAAAAGAGTCTACCGGGCACGGTTCTCCGCTTCCTCAACTGGTGCACGGTGGTCCGGGACGTGCGGGTGGCGGCGAGGAGCTGGGTGGCCTGCGTGCGGTCAAACACTATATGCAGCGCACCGCCATTCAGGGCAGCCCCACCATGCTGGCCGCCATCGGCAAACAGTGGGTACGCGGCGCGACGGTGCAGGAAGATCGCGTTCATCCGTTCCGCAAATACTTCGAAGAATTGCAGCCGGGCGACAGTCTTCTGACGCCGCGTCGTACCCTGACGGAAGCCGATATCGTTAACTTTGCCTGCCTGAGCGGGGATCATTTCTATGCCCACATGGACAAGATTGGCGCAGCGGAGTCGATCTTTGGCGAGCGGGTGGTACACGGTTACTTCCTGATCTCTGCCGCCGCCGGGCTGTTTGTTGATGCGGGCGTGGGGCCGGTGATCGCCAACTACGGCATGGAAAACCTGCGCTTTATCGAGCCGGTGAAACCGGGCGATACCATTCAGGTGCGCCTGACCTGCAAACGTAAAACCCTGAAGAAACAACGTACGGCGGATGAAAAACCCACCGGCGTGGTCGAATGGGCGGTTGAGATTTTCAATCAACACCAGCAGGCGGTGGCGCTCTACTCCATTCTGACGCTGGTGGCTCGCCAGCAGGGTGATTTCAGCTAA
- the paaH gene encoding 3-hydroxyacyl-CoA dehydrogenase PaaH, with translation MLNIRTVAVIGSGTMGAGIAEVAARHGHQVLMYDIASDAISRAIDGIRQRLASRVTRGKLTEEACGQILARLTPVTDISALTAADLVIEAASERLEVKKALFAELAEICPPQTLLTSNTSSISITAIAADIRHPERVAGLHFFNPAPVMKLVEVVSGLATSPEVADALCELALNWGKQPVRCQSTPGFIVNRVARPFYSEAWRALEEQVAAPEVIDAALREGGGFPMGPLELTDLIGQDVNFAVTCSVFNAFWQERRFLPSLMQQELVLAGRLGKKSGKGVYDWRGESPPVPWLDAVNDSFSPMRVERKRDGVTEIDEVLLIETQGETAQALALRLNCPVVVVDRIERDVAVIASAASNPYTATQKVIRYLQQQGKRVVQIADYPGLLVWRTVAMIANEALDALQKGVASEKDIDTAMRLGVNYPSGPIAWGERLGWQRLLTLLENLQRHYGEERYRPCSLLRQRALLESSYES, from the coding sequence ATGCTGAACATTCGTACTGTCGCCGTCATTGGAAGCGGCACGATGGGCGCCGGAATAGCCGAAGTCGCGGCACGCCATGGGCATCAGGTGCTGATGTACGACATTGCCTCAGACGCCATTTCCCGCGCCATTGACGGCATTCGCCAGCGCCTTGCCTCCCGGGTGACGCGGGGCAAACTCACTGAGGAGGCCTGTGGGCAGATCCTCGCCCGGCTGACCCCGGTCACGGATATCAGTGCGCTCACCGCGGCGGACCTGGTGATAGAAGCCGCCTCCGAGCGCCTTGAGGTGAAAAAAGCGCTGTTTGCCGAACTGGCTGAGATCTGCCCACCGCAAACCCTGCTTACCAGCAACACGTCTTCTATCTCGATCACCGCGATTGCGGCGGATATCCGTCATCCCGAGCGGGTGGCAGGTCTGCATTTCTTTAACCCGGCCCCGGTGATGAAGCTGGTGGAGGTGGTCAGCGGGCTGGCGACCTCGCCGGAAGTGGCCGACGCGCTGTGTGAGCTGGCGCTGAACTGGGGGAAACAGCCGGTGCGCTGCCAGTCAACGCCGGGCTTCATCGTAAACCGCGTGGCGCGCCCGTTCTATTCCGAAGCCTGGCGCGCGCTGGAAGAACAGGTTGCAGCCCCTGAAGTGATTGATGCGGCCCTGCGCGAAGGCGGCGGTTTCCCGATGGGGCCGCTGGAACTGACCGATCTGATTGGGCAGGACGTGAACTTCGCCGTGACCTGTTCGGTGTTTAACGCATTCTGGCAGGAGCGGCGTTTTCTGCCTTCGCTGATGCAGCAGGAGCTGGTGCTGGCGGGGCGACTGGGCAAAAAAAGCGGGAAGGGCGTTTACGACTGGCGCGGCGAATCGCCACCGGTGCCATGGCTCGACGCGGTCAACGACAGCTTTAGCCCAATGCGGGTTGAACGAAAACGTGACGGCGTCACGGAAATCGATGAGGTGTTGCTGATTGAAACGCAGGGCGAAACCGCTCAGGCGCTGGCGCTGCGCCTCAACTGCCCGGTGGTGGTGGTTGATCGCATTGAGCGCGATGTGGCGGTGATTGCGTCGGCGGCCAGCAACCCGTATACCGCGACACAAAAAGTCATCCGCTACCTGCAACAGCAGGGAAAGCGGGTGGTGCAGATTGCCGATTACCCTGGCCTGCTGGTCTGGCGCACGGTGGCGATGATTGCCAACGAAGCGCTGGATGCGCTGCAGAAAGGGGTCGCCAGCGAAAAAGATATCGATACCGCCATGCGTCTGGGCGTGAACTACCCGTCCGGGCCGATTGCCTGGGGCGAGCGGCTGGGCTGGCAACGTCTGTTAACGCTGCTGGAAAACCTGCAGCGTCACTACGGCGAAGAACGTTATCGCCCCTGTTCACTGCTGCGCCAGCGTGCGCTTCTGGAGAGTAGCTATGAGTCATAA
- the paaC gene encoding 1,2-phenylacetyl-CoA epoxidase subunit PaaC, translating into MKTVSAYALRLGDNGLVLSQRLGAWCGHAPELEIDLALANIGLDLLGQARNFLACAAEREGQGDEDTLAFGRDERQFHNLLLAEQPNGNFADTIARQYLMDAWNVALYERLIHSSDSQLAAIAAKAIKEARYHLRFSRGWLVRLGDGSETSSQKMQQAIDNLWRFTAELFEADDVELELIESGVAVDPRTLRQPWENEVFAGLREATLRVPDETAYRTGGKRGLHTEHLGPMLAEMQYLQRAYPGQQW; encoded by the coding sequence ATGAAAACAGTATCTGCATACGCCCTGCGTCTGGGCGACAACGGTCTGGTGCTCTCTCAGCGCCTCGGAGCCTGGTGCGGACACGCGCCGGAGCTGGAAATCGATCTTGCGCTCGCCAACATTGGTCTCGATCTGCTGGGGCAGGCGCGCAACTTCCTCGCCTGCGCGGCAGAGCGGGAAGGTCAGGGCGATGAAGACACCCTGGCCTTCGGCCGCGATGAGCGTCAGTTTCACAATTTACTGTTGGCAGAACAGCCGAACGGCAACTTCGCCGACACGATCGCCCGCCAGTACCTGATGGACGCGTGGAATGTTGCCCTCTACGAGCGGCTGATCCACAGCAGCGACAGCCAGCTTGCCGCCATCGCCGCCAAGGCGATTAAAGAGGCGCGTTACCACCTGCGCTTTAGCCGCGGCTGGCTGGTGCGCCTGGGAGACGGCAGTGAAACCTCGTCGCAAAAAATGCAGCAGGCCATCGACAACCTGTGGCGCTTTACGGCCGAGTTGTTCGAGGCGGATGACGTTGAGCTTGAGCTGATTGAGTCCGGCGTTGCGGTTGATCCGCGCACCCTGCGCCAGCCGTGGGAAAACGAAGTGTTTGCCGGACTGCGGGAAGCCACCCTGCGCGTACCCGATGAGACGGCCTATCGCACCGGCGGAAAACGCGGGCTGCATACCGAGCATCTGGGACCGATGCTGGCAGAGATGCAGTATCTCCAGCGCGCATATCCCGGTCAGCAGTGGTAA